The Pseudomonas sp. IB20 region GGCATTGTCAGCGCCATCGGCCGTAGCCTGCCAAATGAAAACTACGTGCCGTTCATCCAGACTGACGTGCCGATCAACCCGGGTAACTCCGGTGGTCCGCTGTTCAACCTGGCGGGCGAAGTGGTCGGGATCAACTCGCAGATCTATACCCGTTCCGGTGGCTTCATGGGCGTGTCCTTCGCCATCCCGATCGACGTGGCCATGGATGTTTCCAACCAGCTCAAAAGCGGTGGCAAAGTCAGCCGTGGCTGGTTGGGCGTAGTGATCCAGGAAGTGAACAAAGATCTGGCTGAGTCCTTCGGTCTTGATAAGCCGGCCGGTGCCCTTGTCGCGCAGATCCAGGGTGACGGCCCGGCTGCCAAAGGTGGCCTGCAAGTAGGCGACGTGATCCTGAGCATGAATGGCCAGCCGATCATCATGTCGGCTGACCTGCCGCATTTGGTAGGTGCACTCAAGGCCGGTAGCAAAGCCAAGCTGGAAGTGATTCGTGAAGGCAAGCGCCAGACCGTTGAGCTGACCGTAGGCGCGATTCCGGAAGAGGGCGCCACCCTGGATGCCCTGGGCAACACCAAGCCGGGCGCCGAGCGCAGCAGCAATCGCCTGGGCATCGCCGTAGCCGAGCTGACGGATGAGCAAAAGAAAGCCTTCGACCTTAAAAGTGGCGTGGTGATCAAGGAAGTGCAGGACGGCCCTGCCTCCTTGATTGGCCTGCAGCCAGGTGATGTCATCACCCACCTGAACAATCAGGCCATCGACACCACCAAGCAGTTCACCGACATCGCCAAGGCGCTGCCGAAGAACCGTTCGGTATCGATGCGCGTGTTGCGTCAAGGGCGTGCAAGCTTCATCACCTTCAAGCTGGCCGAGTAATCCGCTAGAATAATAAAAAGCCCCGCGAAAGCGGGGCTTTTTTGTGGGCGGCGGGTTTAGCTCATCATCCCTTTTACCAGGCGTTCCTGTTCGATCAGCTCACGCTGGCGTGCGTCGATACGCGAGGACAGCGGGAAGTTGTTGCCGGCGCGGCGCTTGGCGAAGTCCAGTTGCTGAATGGCCTGCTGGAAGTCGCCTACCAATGCAAAGTACTCGGCGCGGGCTTGATGCAAGCCGATGATGTTGCCGGACAGTCCGCGTGTCTCGGCGACCTGGTACCAGACGTCCGGATCATCAGGACGGGACTTGAGCAACGCATCCAAGGCCTTCTCCGCATCGGCGGTACGGTTCTGCTTGAGCAGCAAGTCCACGCGTACCTGATTCAGCGGATAGTTGCCGGGGTATTGGGTCAGCATCCGGTCAGTGCGTTGCTGCGCATCTGGCAAACGGTTGTTGGTGATGTCCAACTCGATCTGCGCCAGGTTGTAAATGATGTCGTTGGGTGCCTTGGCCAGCAGCGGCGCCAGGGTTTCCCGTGCTTCCTTGAGCTGGGTGCCCTTGATCTGGGCGATGGCCAGGCCGTAGCGCGCCACATCGTTTTTCGGGTTCTCATCCAGTTGTGCCTGGAAGCGCTTGGCAGCCAGGCCCGGCGTATCTTCGTATTGCAACTGTACCCGCGCGCGAATCAGTTGATAACGCAGGCTGTCTTCCTTGCCGCCGGTTTTGGCTTGCTCGGCGCGGTTACGGGTGTCGGCGATCCGTGATTCGGTGACTGGGTGAGTCAGCAGGAATTCCGGCGGTTTGGCGTCAAAACGGTATTGGCGCATCAGCCGCTCGAACATGGTCGGCATGGAGCGGGGGTCGTAACCGGCTTTTTCCAGATTGAGGATGCCGATACGGTCAGCCTCCTGTTCGTTCTGGCGCGAGAACCGGCGTTGCTCCTGAATGGCCGCCGCTTGGCTGCCGGCAATCGCGGCAATACCGGCATCACCTGCACCCGCTGCCGCAGCGATAATGCCGCCGAGCAAAGCGGCCATCATCGGGATCTGCATGCGTGACTGCGCTTCCACACCGCGGGCAAAGTGGCGCTGGGACAAGTGAGCCAATTCGTGGGCGAGTACCGAGGCATATTCGCCTTCGGTCTGGGCATTGAGGAACAGGCCGCCGTTGACCCCGACAATCCCGCCAGGGGCGGCAAAGGCGTTGAGTTGCGGGCTGTTGATCAGGATGAACTCCAGGCGCCGGTCATTGACCTGGCTGGTCTCCACCAGCTTGTAAACGCTGGTTTCGACGTAATCCTTGAGCTGAGGGTCATTGAGTTGCGAGACCTGGCCGCGCAGATAGGCCAGCCATGCGCGGCCCAACTGATATTCCTGTTGTGGCGAGACAATGGCAGAACTGGCGTCGCCAAGTGACGGCAGGTCGTCCGCGAAGCCTGGAGAGGCCAGCAGGCAAGCCAGCGTCAGCAGGGTGGGGCGCAAAAAAGTCATGCACAGAGCCTTTCGACAAAGAGGTTACTGTAGCCGGACACTGAGCTTCGGACCAGATATTCTAAGCACCCTAAACGCTTGCCCGGAGTAAAACCATGACCGACGCTGTAGCCTTTGATGCCGAACTCGATGCCAGCGGCCTCAATTGCCCGTTGCCGTTGCTCAAGGCCAAGCTGGAACTCAATCGATTGGCCAGCGGTGCAGTACTCAAGGTGATCGCCACGGACGCAGGCTCCCAGCGTGATTTCCGTACGTTTGCCAAGTTGGCCGGCCACACCTTGTTGCACGAAGAAGACGCCGCCGGCGTGTACCGCTATTGGTTGCGCAAGGCCTGAACCGTTTGCCCCCATCACCCGAGGTTGATTGATGTTCAAAGTGTTACGAGACTGGATTCAGCGCTACTTCTCCGATGAAGAGGCCGTGGTGCTGGCGGTCCTGCTGTTCCTGGCCTTTACCGCCGTGCTCACCTTAGGTGGCATGTTGGCACCGGTGCTGGCAGGGATGGTGTTGGCGTACCTGATGCAAGGCCTAGTCACCACCCTGGAGCGTTTGCGCTTGCCGGGCGGGGTGGCGGTGGGGCTGGTGTTTGCCTTGTTCATGGGGCTGTTGGTGGTGTTCATCGTGGTGCTGCTGCCGTTACTGTGGCATCAGTTGATCACCCTGTTCAACGAGCTGCCGGGCATGCTCGCCAAGTGGCAATCGCTGTTGCTGCTGTTGCCGGAACGCTACCCGCACTTGGTGTCGGATGAGCAGGTGCTGCAGGCCATCGAAGTGGCGCGCGGCGAGATCGGAAAATTCGGGCAATGGGCGCTGACCTTTTCCCTCTCCAGCTTGCCGCTGCTGGTCAACATCATGATCTACCTGGTGCTGGTGCCGATCCTGGTGTTCTTCTTCCTCAAGGACCGCGCAATGATTGGTCGCTGGGTCAGCGGGTATCTACCGCGTGAGCGCGCGTTGATCACTCGCGTGGCTGAGGAAATGAACCGGCAGATCGCCAATTACATCCGCGGCAAGGTCATCGAGATTGTTATCTGCGGGGGCGTTACCTACATCGCTTTTGTGGCGCTGGGGCTGAACTACGCGGCACTGCTGGCGTTGCTGGTGGGAGTGTCGGTGGTGGTGCCGTATGTCGGCGCGGTGGTGGTGACGGTGCCGGTGATGCTGATCGCATTGTTTCAATGGGGCTGGAGTGACCAGTTCATCTACCTGATGGCGGTGTACGGCATTATCCAGACCCTGGACGGTAACGTGCTGGTGCCGCTGCTGTTCTCGGAGGCCGTCAACCTGCACCCGGTAGCGATCATCTGTGCAGTGTTGTTGTTTGGTGGGTTGTGGGGGTTTTGGGGCGTGTTCTTCGCGATCCCGTTGGCGACGTTGTTCAAGGCCGTACTGGATGCATGGCCGCGGCAAGAACCGGTGGTTGCGCCTTTGTTGTAACGATTGGGGCGAACACCCAGTGTTCGCCCCAAAGATTCAAGCCTTGTTCAACGCCTGCGCCGCCGCCAAAACGGCATCCACATGCCCTGGTACTTTCACGCCGCGCCATTCCTGACGCAGCACGCCATCCTTGTCGATCAGGAAGGTGCTGCGATCCACGCCCAGGTACTCCTTGCCGTACAGCTTCTTCAACTTGATCACATCAAACAGCTGGCAAACTGCTTCGTCCTTGTCGCTGATCAGCTCGAAGGGGAATTCCTGCTTGCCCTTGAAGTTTTCGTGGGACTTCACGCTGTCGCGCGACACGCCAAACACCTCGGTGTTGGCGGCCTTGAAATCAGCATATTGGTCGCGAAAACCCTGGCTTTCGGTCGTGCAGCCCGGGGTGCTGTCCTTAGGGTAGAAGTAGATCACCACTTGCTTGCCCTTGAGGGCGGCGAGGCTGAACGTCTGGCCGCTGGTGGCCTGAGCTTCGAAGTCGGCCACGGGTTTGTCGATGGCTACCGGCATGAGTACTTCCTTACATTGGGTTCTGTGGGCGCCATGGCTCGATCAACGCGTCGAGGTTCAGGGCATCGGCGAAATCCAGGAACTGGTCACGCAGCCAGCTGATCTGCACGCCGGCCGGCAAGGTCACGGTGAACGTGGCGTTGAGCATGGTGCCGCCGGTTTGTGGCGCTTGATAGGTGTCGCAGGTCAGGTTCTCCAGCTCGACGTTGTGGTCGATAAAGAACTGGCACAGCTCGTTGACGATGTCCGAGCGGTAGGCCGAGCTGACATACGCCACATAAGGCAGGGCCTGTGGACGGTTCTCGAGTGCGGCACTGCGGACCACATTGACGGTGAAATCGTGCTTCTTGGCCAGGCCCGGCAGGCCGGTCTCCAGGCGCGCCAGGGCGTCCCAGGTACCGGAAATCTGCAGCACCAGCGCACTGCATTCGCCATGGCGTGTGAGGCGGGAGGTTACGACGGCGCAGCGGTTTTCATGGCTGGCGCGGCACAGGACGTTAGTCAGCTCCATGGGGTTGGCGCCAAGGGCACTGATAACAAGGAATTGTTCGCGAACTGTGGGGGTGGACATGCAGCCTTCCTAAAACGATGAGCGGTCGATACGGTGAGGGCTGTATCGATCAAAGGATGAAGGGTAGCGAAAACCGTCGCCAAGGGATAGGAGGTGGCGTTTTCATTGCGTGATCAGTCTGATTTCAGCGTGCTTCAAGCCATGCTTTGGCTCAATGATGGCATTGCCCGTCGTTTAGTTGCCCCAGAACGCATCCTCAGGCGGTACTTCGCTTGTACAAGCATCTTGGCGCCAGTACCATTACGGCTCTCTTTTTCCGGCAGGAGCGGTTGCATGATTGCGGGCAGTATGGTGGCACTGGTCACACCCATGGATGCACAAGGTCATCTCGACTGGGATAGCCTGGGCAAACTGGTGGACTTCCACCTGCAAGAGGGCACCAACGCCATTGTGGCGGTCGGCACCACGGGTGAATCGGCCACACTGGATGTGGAAGAACACATCCAGGTGATCGAATTCGTGGTCAAGCGCGTCGCGGGCCGTATCGCCGTGATCGCCGGTACGGGCGCCAACTCGACGCGTGAAGCGATCGAGCTGACCAAAAACGCCAAGAAAGCCGGCGCCGATGCCTGCTTGCTGGTGACCCCGTACTACAACAAGCCGACCCAGGAAGGCCTGTACCAGCACTTTCGCACCATTGCCGAAGCCGTTGATATCCCGCAGATCCTCTACAACGTTCCCGGCCGCACTGCCTGCGACATGAAGGCTGAGACCGTGATTCGCCTGTCCACGGTGCCGAACATCATCGGTATCAAGGAAGCCACCGGCGACCTGCAACGCGCCAAGGACATCCTGGCCGGCGTGAGCAGCGACTTCCTGCTGTATTCCGGTGACGACGCCACGGCTGTCGAGCTGATCCTGCTGGGTGGCAAAGGCAACATCTCGGTGACCGCCAACGTTGCACCGCGCGCCATGAGCGAACTGTGCGCCGCCGCTATCGCCGGTGACGCCGTGACCGCCCGCGCGATCCACGAGAAGCTGATGCCGCTCAACAAGACACTGTTTATTGAATCCAACCCTATTCCCGTGAAATGGGCACTGTTTGAGATGGGCTTGATGCCGGACGGTATCCGTCTGCCGCTCACCCGGCTCAGCGAAGCCTGTCACGAACCGCTGCGACAGGCCCTGCGCCAGTCCGGCGTCCTGGTTTAATTGAGGAAGCACTACGCATGAAGCGATTGGCCGGACTTTCCGCACTTGCCTTGATTATCTCCAGCACCAGTGGCTGCGGTTGGATTTGGGGCCCGGAAGGCTACTTCCGTGACCGCGGCAGCGATTACCTGGAAGCACAAGCAACCAAACCGATGCAGCTGCCGCCGGACGTCAATGTCGCCAAGCGCCTTGACCCGTTGCTGCCTATTCCGCGTAACGTGGCCGACGACACCACTAAAGGTGAGTACGTGGTGCCACGTCCACAGCCGATCTCGGCCGTGGCGGACGCCAGCGACTACAGCCTGCAAAAGAGCGGCGACAACCGCTGGATCATCGCTCAACGTCCACCCGCCGAAGTCTGGCCTGTGGCAGTGCAGTTCTTCCAGGACAACGGTTTCCGCCTGGACCAGCAACGCCCGCAGACCGGTGAGTTCACCACTGCCTGGCAGCGCAGCAGCGAACTGTCCGCCAACATGGCCCAGCGCCTGCAGGCCAGTGGCGTAGCGGCTGACAGCGAAGCCCGTGTGCGTGTGCGCATCGAGCCTGGCGTGCAGCGCAATACCAGTGAAGTCTACGTGGTCAGCGCCGAGCGTCCTGCCGGCAGCACCGCCAACGTCGACTTCACTCCGCGTTCGGTCAACATGGGCGTTGACGCCGCGCTGGTCGACGAGATGCTGGCCAGCATGAGCCGTATCTCCGAGAAGGGCGGTTCGGTTTCCCTGCTCGCCGCACGTGATTACGACACGCCTAACCGCGTCAGCCTCACCGAAGACGGCAGCGGCAACGTGGTGCTGAACCTGGGTGAAGACCTCGACCGTGCCTGGGCCAGTGTTGGTCGCGCGTTGGAGCAGGGCCCTTGGCGCGTTGAAGACATCAACCGCAGCCTGGGCCTGTACTACATCAACGTGGCTGAAAAGGCCGAGAAGAAAGACGACGAGCCAGGTTTCTTCGGCAAACTGTTCGGCAGCAAGCCGACCAAGGAAGAGATCGAAACCCGTGCCGAGCGTTACCAAGTTCGTTTGAGCAAGGTTGGCGAAAGCGTACAAGTCACCGTCGAGAAAAACATCAACACCGTTGCGCCAGCAGAAACGGCGCGCAAAGTGTTGGGCGTGATTCAGGACAACTTGGGCTGATCCGATGCGTTTTGCCGTTCTCGGCAGCGGTAGCCAAGGGAACGGCACGCTGGTCGCCCACGACGACACGTACGTGCTGGTGGATTGTGGTTTCTCGTTAAAAGAAACCGAGCGACGCCTGCTGCGCCTGGGGGTTCACCCTACGCAGCTGAGCGCGATTCTAGTGACCCACGAACATGCCGACCACGTGCATGGCGTGGGTTTGCTGTCTCGGCGCTACAATCTTCCGGTGTACCTGAGTCGTGGCACTCTGCGCGGGATGCGCAAACCCATAGAACCCGCAGGTTTCCTGGCCGGTGGCGAGCAGCTGCAGATTGGTGCGTTGAGCATCGATGTGATTGCCGTAGCGCACGACGCCCAGGAGCCGACGCAGTACGTATTCAGTGACGGTGAGCGGCGTTTCGGCGTGCTCACCGACCTGGGTTCCTACTGCTCCAAGGTGCTGGACGGTTACCGCAACCTCGATGCATTGATGATCGAGTCCAACCACTGCCGAGATCTGTTGGCTCGTGGTCATTACCCGTACTTTCTCAAGCAACGGGTGGGCGGCGAGCTGGGACATTTGAACAACCACCAGGCGGCGTACCTGGTGTATGAGTTGGGCTGGCAAGACCTGCAACACTTGGTCCTGGCCCACTTGAGCAGCAAGAACAACCTGCCGACGCTTGCCCGGCAATGTTTTGTCGACACCCTCGGGTGCGACCCGGACTGGCTGCAACTGGCCGATCAAGATTCAGGGCTCGACTGGCGACACATCGCCTAGCCCACCTCACTCAAAGCGGAGCCCATCATGGAAAAACGTGAAGAACTCTACCGCGGCAAAGCCAAGTCGGTGTACAAGACCGACGACGCCAACCGCCTGATCCTGCTGTTTCGCAACGACACCTCGGCGTTCGACGGCAAGCGCATCGAACAACTTGATCGCAAAGGCATGGTGAACAACAAGTTCAACGCCTTCATCATGCAGAAACTCGAAGCGGCCGGCATCCCGACCCAATTCGACAAACTGCTGGGCGACAACGAGTGCCTGGTGAAGAAGCTGGACATGATCCCGGTCGAATGCGTCGTGCGTAACTACGCCGCCGGCAGCCTGGTCAAGCGCTTGGGCGTGGAAGAAGGCCTCAAGCTCAACCCCTACACCTTCGAACTGTTCCTGAAGGACGACGCCAAGGGCGACCCGTTCATCAACGAATCCCACGTCGTGGCGTTCGGCTGGGGCACCACTGAGCAACTGGCGCGCATGAAGGAGTTGTCCCTTAAGGTCAACGACGTGCTGACCAAGCTGTTCGACGACGCCGGCCTGCTGCTGGTCGACTTCAAACTGGAATTCGGCGTATTCCACGACGGCTCCATCGTCCTGGGCGACGAATTCAGCCCGGACGGCTGCCGCCTGTGGGACAAAGACACCAAGAAGAAGATGGACAAAGACCGCTTCCGCCAGGGCCTCGGTGACGTCATCGAAGCCTACGAAGAAGTCGCCAATCGTCTCGGCGTACCGCTTTAATCGACGCAAGCATCTGATAGCACGGAAAAAAATCGCTTTTGGGGTTTGCTTCCGCGAAACACACTGTTATGATGCGCGCCGTTGGAGAGATGCCAGAGTGGCCGAATGGGACGGATTCGAAATCCGTTGTACCTTCACCGGTACCTAGGGTTCGAATCCCTATCTCTCCGCCATTATTGAATAAGACTAAGCCCCTGTAATCGTTAAAGATTACAGGGGATTTTTCGTTTCGGTCATATTGTTTAGGGCATTTCTAGGGCAGAAACCTCGCCCTGTATACCGCTCTAGTCCGCTCTAACCCCCAGCATTTTTGACACGATACCCGCCATGCTCTTGGTGTCCTTCGGTATCCACCTCCCGTAGTGCTTTCTCACCATCGCGGTATCAACGTGACCCATTCCCTGGTCACTAGCGGCGGTGATGATTACGAAACCGTCTCCCTCATGGGGTTCTGGCGCATGCGAAGGGGTTCGATTCCCTATCTCTCCGCCATTACATAGAAAAAGCCCCGTAGCTGAATAAGCTACGGGGCTTTTTTGCTTTGGTCTGCTTAGCCAGGCTGCGCCACCAAGCTATTACTCACATTCCTTCCCAACACCAGCACCGTCATAAACCCACATCCCACCAATGCCGTCGCCAAACTCAACAATACCGTGCTACCCATCTGATCGACAATCTGCCCGCCAAAGAACGAGCCCAACGCAATAATCACCTGGAACAACGCGACAAACAGCGGCATGCCACGTTCGACATCCTTGGGCGCTACCACAAACATCCAGATACTCGCGCAGGCCGGGAAGGCGCCGAAGGCGAAGCCCCAGAGGCCGATCAGCATTGCGGCGCCGGTCATGCCGGTGGCGAAGTAGGGGAACAGGGCGGTGCTGGTGCCGATCACCAGCGCGACCAGTAGCAAGGTGTAACGTACGCTGCGGTTGGCGGCGAAACCGGCAAAAATGTTACCCGCTACGCCTGCCACGCCGAAGAGCAGCAGCAGCGAGCCAATGGTGGGGCCGTCGAAGCCGGAGCTGTTTTTGAAGAAAGGCGCGACGTAGGTGTACGCGGCAAAGTGCGCCAGGCCGATCAGCAATACCGCGATCAAGCCGACCCGGGCGCTTGGGTTGATAAATAAAGCCGGCAAGTCACTGATGTGAATGGCCTTTTCCGGTTTGAGTCGCGGCAGCAGGAAGACCTGCGCCAGCAACACTGGCACGCCCACCAGCGCGGTGACGAGGAAGGTCATGCGCCAGCCCATCAGGCCGCTGAGCCAGGTGCCCACGGGCACGCCGAGGACGGTGGCCAGGGTCACGCCCATCATGATGATCGACGTGGCCTTCGCTACGCCCACGCCCTTGGGCGCCAGGCGGCCGCTGAGGGCGATGGCGGTCGCCCAGAAGCCGCCGATGCTGATGCCCAGCAATACGCGGCCGAACAGCAGCAGGCTGAAGTCGCTGGCGTAGGCCACCACCGAGTTGGCGATGATCATGGTCAGCGTCAGGCCGATCAGCAGGTAGCGACGGTCCATGGCGCCAATGCTGACAGACAGCAACGGGGCGGCGAGGGCGGCCATGATGCCGGGCACGGTCACCATCAGGCCGGCGTGGCCGGCGCTGATACCGAGGTCGCTGGCGACATCGTTGAGTACGCCCACCGGCAGAAACTCACTGGTGACCAAGGCGAAGGCGCCCACGGCGACCGAGAGAATCGCCAGCCACTGCTGTTTGACGCTCTGTTGATTATGTTCGGGAGGGCCGCTAGGGACCGTGCTGGCGCTTGGCATGATTTTGGGTTCCAGAGGTGACGGTCGCCTGAAGCCAGGCGAGGGAAAGGGAAATTGGAGGCGATTATAAGAACCTGTTCTGGCAATGACACAGGCGACCGTTTCGATAATAACCATCAGTGCAATCGATTCGACGCCCTACATGACGGTTGCGTCTTTCGTACATATTTCCCCTACGTTGCTTACAGCTAGTGCGTTGCACGTTTTTCGCTAACTCACTATCTTGGTTTCAGCGATTTCCAAGTAGGAAATCCCACACTGCAAAGGACATGCATCATGAGTAAAAACACCAAACAAACCTCCAGCTCGATGGCGACGTTGGCAGCCGAAACCCTTAATAATCCAAATGCCTCTGCCATTGCCAAAAGCCTTGCCGCTTCAGCATTGGCGCAGAGCAGCACTGATAAGCAGACCAGTGCAGAGATGGAGGAGAAAGCGGGGAAGGCGCTTCAAAGCGATAAGTACAGCCAGGAAACGAAATCCCTTGCGGCTTCGGTCCTCTCCCAAGCCAATAAAGAGCGGGGAAACTGAGTTACAGCCCCGCCCGTAAATAGAAACGCCCCGTAGCAAAACACGCTGCGGGTTTTTTCGTTTCTGGGTGTTCGATTTGCCAAGGCCGGCCTGAATAAATTATTCGCACCTCACCGAGTAACTTTCCCTGCTGCGGTGTTCACCCCACAGACCATTAGGGAGCGGCCATGAACACCTCCTCCGACCGCTACGACCGCCTGACCCGCACGTTCCACTGGCTCACCGCCGCCGTGGTGGTCTTCCTGCGCAGATTGTTTTGGGCTTCCTGTTACGCTGGGCTCAAGGTGAACCCTTCCACTTTTTCGGACTGTTTCCTGTACCCGCGCCCTTTGTGATTGATCACGCGTGGCGGGGCACCCTGGGTGGTCTGCATAACAATGTGGCCTGGGCGATCATCCTGCTGGCGGTCTTGATGGTAACCCCGATGTTCGCGGCGGCATGCCCGAAGGGCACGCATCCGGTTGGGGGCACTGGGTCCCATCACAAAGGCGGAACCTGCCAATAGTCGGTCTTTTGCGGGGCTGCGTCAGTGCTTCACGTCGTCGCTGGCAACTGCCAGCGACTTGCCCACCAGTTTAAGGACTCGGTCACGGCCGCCTTCTGCCAGTAAATAAGTACCGTCTCCTGTTCGCACAATCGACTGCGGCGCCTTCAAGAACGACAAGATCGTCTGTTGCCGCCCCTGTTTATCAATCAGCAGCAACCGTGCCCGATGCGTCGAGTCTTCATTGACCCACAAACCGCGTTCATCACACATCAAGAACGTCGGTTTGTTCAAGTCCGCCAGCACCACCGGATCGCTGCCGTCATCGGTCAGCTCACGCACCACGCCTTTTTTCTTTTCGGTGTAGAGCATTCGGCCATCGGTACAACGGGTGATGGACTCGCCTTCGTTCAGTTGATCGCGCAGCACGGTCAGCGACTGGTCGCTCCAGCGATAGCGCAATAGCCGCCCATTGTCCTTGCGGTCTTCGA contains the following coding sequences:
- a CDS encoding SMP-30/gluconolactonase/LRE family protein yields the protein MNGAGSLQRALWFGLYLFGLMGIATLGFFAWQSFYPVSAANGWSVHTVYSDVPKAASLMPLPDGSLMISQELNDAKGSIVRIYPDGQREVVVGNLSKPDGMLATHGGWVFSQETGDAPVSFLKDGVVTELFRGENVQGLWVEGDDLYAIEDRKDNGRLLRYRWSDQSLTVLRDQLNEGESITRCTDGRMLYTEKKKGVVRELTDDGSDPVVLADLNKPTFLMCDERGLWVNEDSTHRARLLLIDKQGRQQTILSFLKAPQSIVRTGDGTYLLAEGGRDRVLKLVGKSLAVASDDVKH